CACAGTGAATTATTCTTATAGTGGTCACCCTACTGCAACCCTCTATGCTTAGGACGTAGCATGTTTTGTGAGATGATGTTGTAAATATTGCTAAAAATTCCATGTTCTTTTCCGTTGCACAGCTAGTGCATAAGATTAAGATATACAAAACCATTATTTTTCCCTTTGCTTTTTTTGAAGTCTAGACAGGCAGTAATAGAAAATTTGTTTAAACTTGTATGCTGTGGCTTTGAAAAGCCTAGGTTTAGACCGAAAAACATTTTCCAACTAGTCTTTCAACACTAAGCAGTAAGCAACAGTGCACAATTCAAGGCAACACTAACGAGTGAAAGTGTGCAAGTGCAACAGTGCACAATTCAAATTTCAAAGCAAATGCAATAATGATTAACAGTGCAGCAGAATTAAACAAAATCAGAGACTCTAACAGTGCAACAGTAGCAGCAGAATTAACTTAGTCTTAACAGTGCAACAGTAGCAGCAGACTCTAATAGTAGCAGCAGAATTAAACACAGTGCAACAAAAACAGAGAGGGCATCCCTCAATTCAAGTTCATACTAATAGTCTCGAATCAACTTATTCTTAATTCTTAAATAGGGATTTCAGGAAGACGCTCAAGACAATGCCTAATATGCTTCCTTAAACAATATGTGCCATCCCTCTTTAGATGAACATTATAGACTCGACCTTAAGATACTTCAAGTCTTCTTTAACACTAATAGGATTCTTCTCTTCTCTAAGCCAATGTTGAACACAAACAAGACCTTGCACACATTTAGAagtcaatgaactcctaaatgaatcaagaatacAGCCATCGATGCTAAACGCACATTCTGACGCCATACTAGAAATTGGAATGGCCAACACATCACGAGCTAACTCCGAAAGAATAGGAAATCTAGGAGCATGTGTTTTCCACCAACTTAAGGTGCCATATCCAACATCAAATAGGTGGACTTTCACCTAGTAGtaacatccaaacacaatgttttGGTACATTCTACCTTTACATGTGCACAACACTGTTTAAACTTTAAGGTCCTTGCAGGAGAAGATCTCACATACCTTATAATATTTCTAACACGTCTGACAGAAGCATCAATTTCTTTCAAACCATCTTGCATAATTAGATTTAGTATATGAGCCATGCATCTCACATGAAGATGTTTACCACTCATCATATTAGTTTTTCACATATCTAACTTTTTAGACAATTTTTTGACTGTGATATCATTTGAAGAAGTATTGTCCACGGTAATAGTGAATACCTTATCTAATTTCCATTCAAGCAAACAATTAGAAATAGCTTTAGCTATCTCTTCACCCTTATGACTAGTGATAGGGCAAAAATttagtattcttttatgcaactTCCAATCCCTATCAATGAAGTGGGCTGTCAAacacatataatttattctttgTAATGAAGTCCATGTGTCTGTTGTGAGGCAAATTTTTGGTTGTGCTTCTCTAAAGACCTTCTTTGATTTTGCTTCAATTCACCGTAAACTTCATAACAATCCCTTGTTATTGTTCTATGACAAGGAAGATGAAATAGtggttgagttattctcataaaCTTCATAAAGCCTTCATTTTCTACAAAGCTAAATGGTAGTTCATCAATAACTATCATCTCAATTAAGGCCCTCCTAACCActtcttgatcaaatttccaaAAAGATCCTCCATCATTTTGGCAAGATTAAAAATTTATCTTTGTTTGACTATTATCCTTATCAATATTAGGTGGGTATTCTTTGCATCTAGTCAAATGATTTTTCAATCCTGTTGTTCCATTCCTAGATGTATTAGCAGCATAAGCTTGTTTACAATATCTACACCTTGCTTTACCAACCCCATTTacctcaaatttatcaaaatgatTCCAAACGTCAGATCTAGGTTGcatagcttttcttttcttagaaTCTTGAGTATCAATGGTGTTGGTGTTGCTATCTTCAGTAATAGGTAAACTTTCACTTGAACCGGCATCACTCACTGTACTTTCACTTGCCATCtatacaaaattaaaataaatataaacacAAATTAAGAACTTTCATTCCCATCAAGAAGATAACTACAGACTACTGTCTCGACATGCACAATTGAGTTTAAGGAAGTAACTCACTAGAATTGCATTACAAAATCTAAGAAGGTACACTTTGAAAAGAAAATGAAGGATACCATTGAAGCTAAATAAATTGAGTTTAATCATGTTATGTGTTTTATATGATAATATTGAAATTTGTTTTGACACAATTAATGTAAATCTACCTACATCAGTATGTACCTTAATTTTCATATTAAGTCTAATATATTAATCCAAAAAATAGACTATTAGACTAACAGCATATGCCTAGATGCTTAGCTTATCCGAGTTGAGATGAAATGTTGTTTGGATAGATTTTCTACATAGTGCATATACACGTACACAAGCACCTAGTACAGATATGATCATGAACGAGTTCTTGTTGCGcgtgaaacaacaacaacaagaccAACAAAAATTGTATTATAAAATCTAAGATAAAAAGTCTGATCAGCAATTTAAAAAGTTAAATAAAAGACACCTAAACATTCAACCTATTACCGCAATTCACTAAATCGTCGCCCTTGAGAAAAGAGAAATTATTTCAATAACCTCTCAAATGTCAGCTCCTAATATATGATTGGAACAGTACAACTATTATTATAAAAATctgaagattgaagaatgaaaagttatgaacctgttgaagtcttgaagagtTGAAGATTAAAGAATGAAAAGTGACGCCGTCTCTATCGCACTCCAGTACTTAGGTTTCTCAGTTCTCACTTCTCTGAGTTCTCTCACAACCGATCTCTTCAGTATAGGTTAGGACGTTAGGTTTCTAATTACTAATTCTAAGTGAAACTAGGGTAAGAGGGTAAGAAAGTGAAAGAGGGAAAGAGGCCTGGTAGTCTTATTAGGTTGGGCTGGGCAGTGTAGAGATACaacattaaaaattaaaattttgggtTGGGCACTTAGACTGGGCAGTGTACAGGTCCTACATGATCtttaaaaatttggtatttggGTATACCGAATTTTCAAGATCCTAATATCGAGGACCATACCgttataccgaaataccaaaaatTTAGTACCGAATTGAACCGAAATACCAAAAAGACCGAcataccgaattaattcggtccggTTTGGAATTTGGTTTTTTGGATTTTATGCCCACCTCTAACAACATCGTTTGTCTACTAACTACCTTCTTAGTActattataatcatcaatgaactcacatccaccaaagttcactaattaactcattacaaaatctctacaacacctaataatctagtttaagtatttatggcttccaatcaccatctcataagttctagtacttattccttgctcatatattcactaacaatccatgcatgtaggtttaaaggtgaaagattacctcttatagaccaaatcttgaaagtcaacttttggggtgttcttgagattttgaagaaatcctatggaatccaatacaaaaccttgttgtaactagtgattgagaagtgaaatcatcataaaaacacacttaaaaactcaccttaagtgtgtattggaagccttggccggatgggtgatggagagaaaagtGCTAGTCtagaaatccttttatttttctctctccctGCTTAGGTATTAATAGGCCAAGGTACAATATTTTTCTACTggtgctatccctgtgctataaggctttagctcactggtttgctaaaatATTCTGCTTCCCTCCTGTGCTATAGCTACGCTATGGGGAGATAGCTCACTGTATTTTCTTTAGTCTTATTGCTTTGAAATTAACATCCGAGTGTTCCCCATTATTACAACACtcaaatattaataaaataattatccccAAGTATCCAAATAACTTTATTCACTCCAGTAATTCTCATTTGGTTTGGGTCAAAAATAAATTGTATTCCTAAGCTCAAAATCGCTCGAATAAGAAATAGAAATTCAAGGGGCCTTACACATTAGCCTACCCCGGCACCACAAACCTTGAGTTCTTGGTAAAATTTTAAGGGGTCTTACACCAACCATCCAGATTGCCTCTGCAACTGCTACTGCCATACTCTTGTACTTTGCCTCTGCTGAGCTTATGCTTATTGTCTGTTGTTTCTTTCATTTCGAGGAGATTAAAGAGTCTCTTAGCTTAACAACATATCTGGTAGTTGACCTTCTGGTATTTGGGCACACTGCCCAATCCGAATCATAAATAGATTGTCAAGGTGTTTGCATCACCTTTCCTCAATAGAACACTTAACTCAGGTGATCCTTTAATGTACCTCATTACCCTCAAGGCTGCATCTAAATGAGATTGTTTTGGATTCTGCATTAACCGGCTCAAAACCTGAATAACAAAGCTTATGTCTGGTCTTGTGATGGTTAAATATAACAGTTTTATATCAATTTTTGATAACTTCCAACATCCTCAAGTAGAGCATATCCAGTGTTCCAAACACGACTATCACAATCCTCAGTGATAAGTTTGTGATTTAGCTCTATTGGAGTTGCAACTGGCCTGCAGCCGCTCAGTCCTTCCTCTGAAATGTGAAAATTACCAGATACCAAATGATCATACACATACTCTAAGATGATCATAATGTCTTTGTCACATCTTTTGGTAAATAAAGAACGATCATATGAGCTTTGAGAGTATCTACCTTGTAGCAAAGGACTTGTTAACTTAATGTTCCATTGCCTTGAGGCTTGTTTCAAGCCATAGAGGGATTTCAACAACCtgtgttggcccaagtgaagtttgttttgatgattgacaaaggaactccagcatgaaccaggtccatacataGTATACACAGACACTAgcagattcgagcataagggatgcacgtgaagaagataagcttaagttgttatatctaatatctcctgatcgaaaaggttgctTAAATGATAAGGAGTAGGACTCCTTACTTGACTAgaactttatccaagataagggaggagttagaagttgaagataactagaactcttccaccaaggaagagtatagcattacAACTCTAGTTATTCCTATTCTAcaaactctatatattgcaggatgttctcattctacaggtacgcacaaatgctgaagttaaacgtgaattgagagaaaaatagcaaggaattttgcaaacaattcttgTGTGAATCAAGTGTGCGAACataaagctacatgaaccagatagaaaaATCATTTCCAAGCGTctatcttttattctagtttaattgtagtaggtgttttggaGTTGTACCTTTCAACTTTATCTAGACGCAATTGTATTATGTACTATGAGTATTccagttagagttaacttgaagttgtcgcaacagttagaggctggttgccacaacgggattagagttaatccttaggtttataaagagttttgtaaatgctgttttggctcagtgatttagtgaagtattagggaaaatcctactgagtagtaggtcgtggtttttttaccttttgagctgggtgttttccacgtaaaaatacttgtgttctttacttttcgtatttactatttccgcaactgtagtataaggaacacttagaagaaccaggtccttctataattagtgcacgcgaaaattggacaccacacaaatcactgcCTCTTGTGTGacattgaagtataaaatatcaattggtatcagagcgggttctcCTTGAAGAGGtttacaccttaggagaagattaACTTGAGTGCACTACCTGAAAACTAGGAAGTgtaatccactgctaggccaccactctttaacGGCCAGTACTGCTCTTGGTGGAAAAAACATGATGAAAGATCACATTAtaggagaggactatgagctatgggatatTGTCACCGATGATTCACTGGCTACCTTGAAGAtaaatgctgaaggagtagagGTACCAAAGACAAGAGAGGATTGCACTGCTGAAGacttgaagaaatgggagaagaatgctaaagccaagaaatggctggtttgtggacttggtccagatgagtataacagaatccaaagttgtaccactgctaagCAAATTTGGGACACATAGCAAGTGGCTCATAaaggaacacctcaggtgaagagATCTAGAGGAGCTCTACTATGttctcaatatgagaactttgctatgaaggaaggagaaaccattcaagagatgtacacaaggtttACTACACTGACAAATGAgctaaagtctcttggaaggattattcctgaagaagatagagtcgaGAAGATACTGACAAGGGTTTTGCCTatcacttgggagagcaaaatcactgccattcaggagtcaaagaatattgccactctCCTACTGGATGAATTAATTGTAAATCTTACTGCCTATGAACTTCGGAGAAAAACTatgaaaatggatgtacctaagaaggaaaggagctTGGCACTCGGAATCACtaaaggttctgatctagaagatgatgaaatgactatgatcaccaaggacttcaagaagtacctgaggagaggaaagggttcttcaagaagtgaaGCTATAGCAAGTCAAAAGCCCCTGAAAAGCAAACAAATGatggctgctacaagtgtggaaagactgatcaccacatcaagaactgTCATTTATGGGagattgaatggaagaaggaaagagctgaatgaAGGAACAGGAAAAAGGAACtggttcaacccaagaaaagcaacaacaaagaatcaaccaaggctatggtcgctgcttggggagaaagctaaGATGAGACCTCAGATGATGTTGATGATGAACAaacacttatggccattggagaatctgatgaagaaactgaggtaagtgtaattcatctcaaagacaaaattaaattgttgtctaaagaaaggttgtctgagttacttctagaactaattgatgaatatgaggatgtaaacaatgaaaaggaacagttgtctaaagaatgtgtgattttgaaggctaagtgcaaaaacctggaacttagggttagtAAAACTGTAGGTGAAAACACTatgttgaagaaccaggttcatgcacttgacttAACTATCTTAGagcttagatctgaaaatctaaaactgaaattaggaacaggtaaaaagatagctgatcacacacaactcactctagaagaaaacaTAGGAAAAATGAAAGATGCGTTGTATAAAAGGGATGAGCAGGTAAAAATCCTAAAGGAGTACctaagcaaggtcaagcatgagctagacagaacttgtaattgtaacaggtcctccgatgcactttcatggctactagaacaccatagtagcaatagaagaggacttggTTTTAGGAACCtggcacctaagtgggatcccaaaagcaagtacctcacacttcctgagaacaatatttgcacacactgtggtaaaacatgtcactataaaagtgaatgcactgcaaaagaaaaggcaagtcaaaagaacaaagaatttgttcaagggaagaataggctaccaagttgggctaaaaagaatttgattcatcctttttcttatagaaagggacccaaactcgtTTGTgctcctaagactaacccctgatttccctttgcaggtccaagtgaaggggagaagccaaatatgatacatggatagtggctgctcaaagcctatgacaggaagcaagaactcGTTCCTTTCACTTGAGAACCTTAAATGAGGTAATGCCTCCTTTGGAAATGgtaagaaaggtgagatcattaggGATTGAAAAGgcaggtaagactgattctcactctattgagaatgtctacttgatagatggactgaagtacagtctaataagtgtatcaaaATTATGTGATAGAGGTAgcatggtagcattcacctctacaaaatgctttgtgattaatcttaccactgacaagatagttttgcagggaaaagaagtgaacaacatatatgttgtagacCTATCCACACTTctagaaaatgaactcacttgcttaattgtattggataatgatcccctACATTGGTACAAGAGACTTGAacatgccagtctaagtcaactcaacaaactagtctcaaAGGACCTGGTGATATGGCTACCTAACATTAAGTTTAAGGAGGATAAAGTtagtgaggcttgtgcaagggggaagcaggtaagatcctctttcaaaagcatgAAAGTGTTAAGCACCAACAGAACAatagaactggtccatatggatctttgtggaccaatgagaacattgaaCAGAGGTGGTAAGATATATTTGATGGTGcatgttgatgattactctaggtttacttggacattgtttttaacatctaaagataaagcatttgacatgttcacttcttttgttagaaaaactcagaaacaactagatAATCagcttgcatcaattaggtctgatcatggttttgaatttgagaatgctaaatttgctaaattttgtgatgagcatggcataaatcataatttttctgctcctaggactccacaacaaaatggagtagttgaaagaaagaataggacattggaagaaatggttAGGACTATGCTTTTTTTTAGTAAACTGCCCCGTAGTTTCTGGGCAGAAGTTGTGAATACTACATGTTATATCacaaataggtgcatgactagacctcttgtttaGAAGACttcctatgagttacttaaagggagaaagccaaaaATATCCCAttttagggcatttggatgcaagtacTTTGTGCATAATAATGGTAAAGATTCCCTGGGTAAGTTTAATCCTAGAAGTGATGAGGGGGTATtattgggatattcttcacatagtaaagcttataagatctataacaaaagaactatgtgtgtagaagaaagtgtacatgtggtttttgatgaaactaacattctttttgAGAGACAAGAACATGATGCTGAAgcattgggctggtaagaaactcaaatgaaacaaCAACCCAGACTGAAGTTGCACCAGAGGAAGGAACATATGATGGAATAGGTCCTTCCACCCAAGGCAACTTGACAGGGGAAACTGAACAAAGAagaactgatcctcaaacctcgaggTAACCTATCTATGAACCTATTCCTCAGCAACAAAATATTGAAGGAACATCTAGGGGAAATCaactggttgtgaaaccttacaagtatcaaagttctcatcccattgagaacataattaatgatccaacctctagaatcaaaaccagatcttttttgaagaatctttgtacttttgatgcttttttatctcttattgaacctaaaaatattgctAAGGCTTTACAAGATGtaatctggtaccaagacccaaggacaaaTCAGTAATTGGTACAAAATGGATTTTCAGAaataaacttgatgaagatggaacagttacaaggaacaagtcaaggttggtggttcaaggatatagtcaagaggagggtatagactatgatgagacttttgctccagttgcaagattggaggcaattagactccttatagcctttgctgcttatatggaattcactctccagCAGATGGatatcaagagtgccttcctcaattgctatctaaaggaagaagtgtttgtcaagcaacctccggactttgaaagcaaggaatgttcTGATCATGTATACAAGCctgacaaggcactttatgggcttaagcaggctccaagagcatggtatgaaagattatcaaaattcttGCTTGATCATGACTACAAGAgtggtaaaattgacaatactttattcttgaaagaaaaaggtaaaaatctcttggtagttcagatatatgttgatgatataatctttggagcaactactgttAAGTTAAGTAAAGAGTTTGCTAAACTAAttgggagtgaatttgaaatgagtatgatgggtgagcttaatttcttcttaggcttacaaattaaacaaaattcaaacggaactatgatccatcagtagAAGTATatgaaagagttgcttaaaaggtttaaaatggaagattccaaagaaattgacactcttatagcaacaaccacaaaattggatgtagatgaacctggttcatctgtagatcagaagttgtataggggaatgattggctccttgttgtatctcactgctagcagaCCTGAAATTGTTTTCAGTataggcctttgtgctagatttcaggcaagTCCAAAttaaaggagtctcacttgactactgttaagaggatcttgagatacctaaaaggcactactgacctttgtctatggaatccaaaaggtagtaattttaacttagtgggatatgctgatgctgattatgcaggttttcttgtggatagaaagagcaccttaggtatggcacactttcttggctcatgtcttgtgtcttgggccaccaaaaagcaaacttttgtggccttatctactgctgaagctgagtatgttgttgttgactcatgttgtgctcaattgttgtggatcaaacaacatttaacggactttggaattgatgtaggttgtatccccgtcttttgtgataacactagtgcaattagtatgaccaagaacctggttcatcataagagaactaagcacatagatattAGGCATCAttttttgagggacaactatgagAAGGGGTTGATCACTATGGAATTTTATGCTACTGACCAGCAAATAGCTGACACATTCACAAAAGCtttaagtagagatcactttgataggaacaagttagaattagggatgataagatcacctaaaaggaaccagtACTAACTCAAAAAATGGTTAGAAAAACTGTGAAtttttgtacataattagattagattttacTCAGTCTCGTACTTTAatcagtatactcttgtgccatgtgctaaaatgactcattaatctctaatgatattatctctattttcttgaaaaagtcacacttacacaagagatttctcagtgaagaacctggttcatcaagattgcTTGGTACGTATTCTCCACTCTACATATTTTGGAATAATTATATATGGATTATGATTAAGAGGACAGTCCCATTTAATCCTAACCTCCTTGAGCTTATCCATTACGAAATGAACCCGTTTCATTCAAAAG
This sequence is a window from Nicotiana tomentosiformis chromosome 5, ASM39032v3, whole genome shotgun sequence. Protein-coding genes within it:
- the LOC138892140 gene encoding uncharacterized protein codes for the protein MPPLEMVRKVRSLGIEKAGKTDSHSIENVYLIDGLKYSLISVSKLCDRGSMVAFTSTKCFVINLTTDKIVLQGKEVNNIYVVDLSTLLENELTCLIVLDNDPLHWYKRLEHASLSQLNKLVSKDLVIWLPNIKFKEDKVSEACARGKQVRSSFKSMKVLSTNRTIELVHMDLCGPMRTLNRGGKIYLMVHVDDYSRFTWTLFLTSKDKAFDMFTSFVRKTQKQLDNQLASIRSDHGFEFENAKFAKFCDEHGFTRCNLVPRPKDKSVIGTKWIFRNKLDEDGTVTRNKSRLEAIRLLIAFAAYMEFTLQQMDIKSAFLNCYLKEEVFVKQPPDFESKECSDHVYKPDKALYGLKQAPRAWYERLSKFLLDHDYKSGKIDNTLFLKEKGKNLLVVQIYVDDIIFGATTVKLSKEFAKLIGSEFEMSMMGELNFFLGLQIKQNSNGTMIHQ